In Rattus rattus isolate New Zealand chromosome 3, Rrattus_CSIRO_v1, whole genome shotgun sequence, one genomic interval encodes:
- the Rfx5 gene encoding DNA-binding protein RFX5 isoform X1, with product MAEDKPDAKSPKTGARPQGGAEAGEPTTLLQRLRGTISKAVQNKVEGILQEVQKFSDNDKLYLYLQLPSGPSTGDKSSEPSILSNEEYMYAYRWIRNHLEEHMDTCLPKQSVYDAYRKYCESLACCRPLSTANFGKIIREIFPDIKARRLGGRGQSKYCYSGIRRKTLVSMPPLPGLDLKGSESPEMGPEVSPAPRDELVEAACALTCDWAERILKRSFSSIVQVARYLLQQHLISARSAHAHVLKAGGLAEEEERGPRERSSCKSKNGVENLEGGVPKKPERPAQPPKELEARAGTDSPGRAERKKSVIDSSVPAASKPQVNALVARLPVLLPRAPRSLITPISGTLKVATLPLPTRVGGPQAAVPIINMILPPVPTLSGPGPGPGLGPRFGPGPGPGSGPGLGAGPGAGPGPGLGPGLGAGVGPGPGLGAGPGPGPGLGPGLGAGVGPGPGLGAGPGPRPGLGAVVGPGPGLGAGLGLGPGRVPPRAPILPRGTENREVGISGDPRPHDKGVKRTAEVPLSEASGQDPPVKEMKHETEDTVSEAKRKRGRPRKKTGGSGERNATPEKSAAAMNSPRSPRLLWETWGSKRENNLVGRPERPGPVGEAQRETVLAQGQEDGAVSKGEKSLSSQEAKEAEDKIPPVTSKVSVIKGRIQKEALQLIKGEADAATQGNKGLKGRVLQSSLTHEHKDPKATPP from the exons ATGGCAGAAGATAAACCTGATGCTAAGAGCCCCAAGACTGGGGCAAGGCCCCAAGGTGGTGCTGAGGCTGGGGAACCTACCACCCTTCTCCAGAGGCTCCGAGGTACCATTTC CAAGGCCGTGCAGAACAAAGTAGAGGGGATTCTG CAAGAAGTACAGAAGTTCTCAGACAACGACAAGCTGTACCTCTACCTGCAGCTCCCTTCAGGGCCCAGCACTGGAGATAAGAG CTCGGAGCCGAGTATACTGAGCAATGAGGAGTACATGTACGCCTACAGGTGGATCCGCAACCACCTGGAAGAGCACATGGACACCTGTCTGCCAAAGCAGAGCGTCTATGATGCCTATCG AAAGTACTGCGAGAGCCTTGCCTGTTGCCGCCCACTCAGCACAGCGAACTTTGGTAAAATCATCAGAGAGATCTTCCCTGACATCAAGGCCCGGAGACTTGGTGGTCGGGGCCAGTCCAA ATATTGCTACAGTGGCATACGAAGGAAGACCTTGGTATCTATGCCGCCATTGCCTGGGCTTGACTTGAAGGGATCTGAGAGT CCAGAAATGGGCCCAGAGGTGAGCCCAGCGCCGCGGGATGAGCTGGTGGAAGCGGCCTGCGCCCTGACTTGTGACTGGGCGGAGCGGATCTTGAAGCGGTCCTTCAGTTCCATCGTTCAGGTGGCCCGGTACCTCCTGCAGCAGCACCTCATCTCAGCCCGGTCGGCACATGCTCACGTTCTCAAGGCAGGGGGGCTTGCCG aagaggaagaaagaggcccTCGAGAACGGTCATCATGTAAGTCCAAGAATGGTGTAGAGAACCTGGAAGGTGGAGTCCCTAAGAAACCAGAGAGACCAGCGCAG CCTCCTAAAGAGCTAGAAGCCCGAGCTGGGACTGACTCTCCAGGGCGCGCAGAACGGAAGAAGAGTGTAATTGACAGCTCAGTTCCAGCAGCCAGTAAGCCACAAGTTAATGCCCTTGTGGCTCGACTGCCTGTGCTCCTTCCAAGAGCACCACGATCACTTATCACACCCATTTCAGGCACTCTGAAAGTAGCCACGCTGCCTCTGCCGACCAGGGTTGGAGGACCCCAGGCTGCTGTACCCATCATTAACATGATCTTACCACCTGTTCCTACTCTGTcagggcctgggcctgggcctggcctTGGGCCTAGGTttgggccagggccagggcctggGTCAGGGCCTGGGCTTGGGGCTGGGCCTGGGGCTGGGCCAGGACCTGGGCTTGGACCTGGGCTTGGGGCTGGGGTCGGGCCAGGGCCTGGGCTTGGAGCTGGGCCTGGGCCAGGGCCTGGGCTTGGGCCTGGGCTTGGGGCTGGGGTCGGGCCAGGGCCTGGGCTTGGAGCTGGGCCGGGGCCAAGGCCTGGGCTTGGGGCTGTGGTagggcctgggcctgggcttgGGGCTGGGCTAGGGCTTGGGCCTGGGCGAGTTCCACCTAGAGCACCCATTCTGCCTCGAGGTACAGAGAACAGGGAGGTAGGCATAAGTGGTGACCCAAGACCCCATGACAAGGGTGTTAAAAGGACAGCTGAAGTGCCTCTGAGTGAAGCCAGTGGGCAGGACCCACCAGTTAAAGAAATGAAGCACGAAACAGAGGATACAGTAAGTGAAGCGAAAAGGAAGCGGGGACGCCCTCGAAAAAAAAcaggggggagtggggagagaaacGCTACTCCTGAGAAGTCTGCGGCTGCTATGAACTCCCCCCGATCCCCAAGGTTACTCTGGGAAACATGGGGCTCAAAACGAGAAAACAACTTAGTTGGGAGACCAGAAAGACCAGGGCCAGTGGGTGAAGCTCAGCGGGAGACAGTGCTTGCTCAAGGTCAGGAAGATGGCGCTGTTTCCAAAGGAGAAAAGAGCTTGAGTTCCCAGGAAGCCAAAGAAGCAGAAGataaaattcctcctgtcacctcAAAAGTGAGTGTTATCAAGGGCAGAATTCAAAAGGAGGCTCTTCAGTTGATAAAGGGAGAGGCTGATGCTGCAACACAGGGCAACAAAGGGTTAAAGGGCCGTGTACTTCAAAGTTCCCTAACCCATGAGCATAAAGACCCCAAAGCAACACCCCCATGA
- the Rfx5 gene encoding DNA-binding protein RFX5 isoform X2: MAEDKPDAKSPKTGARPQGGAEAGEPTTLLQRLRGTISKAVQNKVEGILQEVQKFSDNDKLYLYLQLPSGPSTGDKSSEPSILSNEEYMYAYRWIRNHLEEHMDTCLPKQSVYDAYRKYCESLACCRPLSTANFGKIIREIFPDIKARRLGGRGQSKYCYSGIRRKTLVSMPPLPGLDLKGSESPEMGPEVSPAPRDELVEAACALTCDWAERILKRSFSSIVQVARYLLQQHLISARSAHAHVLKAGGLAEEEERGPRERSSCKSKNGVENLEGGVPKKPERPAQVRQLMPLALC; encoded by the exons ATGGCAGAAGATAAACCTGATGCTAAGAGCCCCAAGACTGGGGCAAGGCCCCAAGGTGGTGCTGAGGCTGGGGAACCTACCACCCTTCTCCAGAGGCTCCGAGGTACCATTTC CAAGGCCGTGCAGAACAAAGTAGAGGGGATTCTG CAAGAAGTACAGAAGTTCTCAGACAACGACAAGCTGTACCTCTACCTGCAGCTCCCTTCAGGGCCCAGCACTGGAGATAAGAG CTCGGAGCCGAGTATACTGAGCAATGAGGAGTACATGTACGCCTACAGGTGGATCCGCAACCACCTGGAAGAGCACATGGACACCTGTCTGCCAAAGCAGAGCGTCTATGATGCCTATCG AAAGTACTGCGAGAGCCTTGCCTGTTGCCGCCCACTCAGCACAGCGAACTTTGGTAAAATCATCAGAGAGATCTTCCCTGACATCAAGGCCCGGAGACTTGGTGGTCGGGGCCAGTCCAA ATATTGCTACAGTGGCATACGAAGGAAGACCTTGGTATCTATGCCGCCATTGCCTGGGCTTGACTTGAAGGGATCTGAGAGT CCAGAAATGGGCCCAGAGGTGAGCCCAGCGCCGCGGGATGAGCTGGTGGAAGCGGCCTGCGCCCTGACTTGTGACTGGGCGGAGCGGATCTTGAAGCGGTCCTTCAGTTCCATCGTTCAGGTGGCCCGGTACCTCCTGCAGCAGCACCTCATCTCAGCCCGGTCGGCACATGCTCACGTTCTCAAGGCAGGGGGGCTTGCCG aagaggaagaaagaggcccTCGAGAACGGTCATCATGTAAGTCCAAGAATGGTGTAGAGAACCTGGAAGGTGGAGTCCCTAAGAAACCAGAGAGACCAGCGCAGGTAAGGCAGCTGATGCCGCTGGCTTTGTGCTGA
- the Selenbp1 gene encoding methanethiol oxidase: MATKCTKCGPGYATPLEAMKGPREELVYLPCIYRNTGIEAPDYLATVDVDPKSPHYSQVIHRLPMPYLKDELHHSGWNTCSSCFGDSTKSRDKLILPSIISSRIYVVDVGSEPRAPKLHKVIEPNEIHAKCNLGNLHTSHCLASGEVMVSSLGDPQGNGKGGFVLLDGETFEVKGTWEKPGGEAPMGYDFWYQPRHNIMVSTEWAAPNVFKDGFNPAHVEAGLYGSHIHVWDWQRHEIIQTLQMKDGLIPLEIRFLHDPNATQGFVGCALSSNIQRFYKNEGGTWSVEKVIQVPSKKVKGWMLPEMPGLITDILLSLDDRFLYFSNWLHGDIRQYDISNPKKPRLTGQIFLGGSIVKGGSVQVLEDQELKCQPEPLVVKGKRVPGGPQMIQLSLDGKRLYVTTSLYSAWDKQFYPNLIREGSVMLQIDVDTGNGGLHLNPNFLVDFGKEPLGPALAHELRYPGGDCSSDIWI, from the exons CTACAAAATGCACAAAGTGTGGTCCAGGTTATGCGACCCCTCTGGAGGCCATGAAAG GACCCCGAGAGGAGCTTGTCTACTTGCCCTGCATTTACCGAAACACAGGCATTGAAGCCCCGGATTATTTGGCCACAGTGGATGTTGACCCCAAGTCTCCCCATTATAGCCAG GTCATCCATAGGCTGCCCATGCCCTACCTGAAGGACGAGCTGCACCACTCAGGGTGGAACACCTGCAGTAGCTGCTTTGGGGACAGCACCAAGTCACGCGACAAGCTGATACTACCCAGCATCATCTCCTCCCGCATCTACGTGGTGGATGTGGGCTCTGAGCCTCGTGCCCCGAAGTTGCACAAG GTCATTGAGCCCAATGAAATCCATGCCAAGTGCAACCTGGGCAATCTGCACACCAGCCACTGCCTGGCCAGCGGAGAGGTGATGGTCAGCTCCTTGGGGGATCCCCAGGGGAATGGCAAAG GGGGTTTTGTGCTGCTGGATGGGGAGACCTTCGAGGTGAAAGGGACGTGGGAGAAGCCTGGGGGTGAAGCTCCAATGGGCTATGACTTCTGGTACCAGCCTCGACACAACATCATGGTCAGCACTGAATGGGCAGCTCCCAATGTCTTCAAAGATGGCTTCAACCCTGCTCATGTGGAGGCTG GGCTGTATGGGAGCCACATACATGTGTGGGACTGGCAGCGACATGAGATTATCCAGACCCTGCAAATGAAAGATGGGCTGATCCCCCTGGAGATCCGCTTCCTGCACGACCCAAATGCCACCCAGGGCTTTGTAGGCTGCGCCCTCAGCTCCAACATCCAGCGCTTCTACAAGAATGAG GGAGGCACCTGGTCAGTGGAGAAGGTGATCCAGGTGCCCTCCAAGAAAGTGAAGGGCTGGATGTTGCCAGAAATGCCTG GTTTGATCACCGACATCTTGCTGTCCCTGGATGACCGCTTCCTCTACTTCAGCAACTGGCTGCACGGGGACATTCGGCAGTATGACATCTCTAACCCGAAGAAGCCGCGCCTCACTGGGCAG ATCTTCCTTGGGGGCAGCATTGTTAAAGGAGGCTCTGTACAAGTGCTGGAGGACCAAGAGCTAAAATGTCAGCCGGAGCCCCTAGTGGTCAAG GGAAAACGAGTTCCTGGAGGTCCTCAGATGATCCAGCTCAGCTTAGATGGGAAGCGTCTTTACGTCACTACATCACTGTACAGCGCCTGGGACAAGCAGTTTTACCCTAATCTCATTAG ggAAGGCTCTGTGATGCTGCAAATTGATGTAGATACAGGAAATGGAGGGCTGCACTTGAACCCCAACTTTCTGGTGGACTTTGGGAAAGAGCCTCTTGGGCCAGCCCTGGCTCACGAGCTTCGTTACCCAGGGGGCGACTGCAGTTCTGACATCTGGATCTGA